Proteins co-encoded in one Halobacteriovoraceae bacterium genomic window:
- a CDS encoding MMPL family transporter yields MKKIILHFHLKYRSTAFLLVILISFFGATKISKIPINLELDKLLPENSVSVKEMKEVSKEVGGIGHLNVLIGPTQNPQKYLDALSRELKKIDDIKYFFYKTENFLLRDKILYLIENKEFLELQKNARILFNKGQSSLINLGIEDEAEKKANLDSAKKYFEDFKSKNEKNEYLISEDKKYVLLMIKPSFESVDLERSENLEHKVNNLIKTKFSKLPFILMGRYVEKVKDTRQIQKDIQITGIFSLSLIIIFLIVGLGSFRGALFVVLGVFLSLGWTVLITYYLVGQINILTGFLVAILAGLGADYGIHLFKRFREELDNGLTIEQAMSETYLSTGRALFSSSMSTATAFLCLIYSDFRGFSELGIIAGLGIVSIFIVFMLTFPIFGHFLGSKKIYKTGKLFDHYPFKSSYLKFLTPIVFIIFYGIISTEFEYDFNRMRDLSAENYNLRIFVDSLYGKTTSPVGIMSNNQEHADKIKDFLKNEKYNSIVNKVVSLSDIYPTDMERRYRKIKKLEKLLDGASDSEISNKTGLDPLDVRKWFKKKPFSQDDLPGHLKNAFGLKGNIVLLYPIKQIDNKHDLDDLATVLREVKLNFPEAIIGSDTIVFNEIIDHIFEDGRVILVVFLICLLITFIIDFRSLKIALALEVQIIFGVLLLFGLMGLFDIRFTIINVGIFPAILAIGIDMGVHVMHRYLEKNTPLKSAKLSADAVHISQITTMVGFGSLFISQVKILNGIAWLATLGMFGMYFICMVLYPLFLDYFNNVKSKKIASTNVILNK; encoded by the coding sequence ATGAAGAAAATAATACTTCATTTCCATTTAAAATATCGATCCACTGCATTTTTACTAGTTATTCTAATTTCATTTTTTGGTGCCACTAAAATCTCTAAAATACCTATCAATTTAGAGTTAGATAAACTTCTTCCGGAAAATAGTGTCAGCGTAAAAGAAATGAAGGAAGTTTCCAAAGAAGTTGGAGGTATTGGCCATCTAAACGTACTTATTGGGCCCACCCAAAACCCTCAAAAGTATCTGGATGCATTATCTCGTGAACTTAAAAAAATTGATGATATAAAATATTTTTTTTACAAAACCGAAAATTTCCTTTTGCGAGATAAAATTCTTTACTTAATAGAAAATAAAGAATTTTTAGAACTACAAAAAAATGCACGAATTCTCTTTAATAAAGGACAAAGTAGTTTAATCAATTTAGGAATTGAAGATGAGGCGGAAAAAAAAGCAAATCTTGACTCTGCAAAAAAATACTTTGAAGACTTCAAATCGAAAAATGAAAAAAATGAATATCTTATTTCCGAAGACAAAAAATATGTTCTACTTATGATCAAACCAAGCTTTGAGTCTGTTGATCTAGAACGATCTGAAAACCTTGAACATAAAGTTAATAATTTAATTAAGACAAAATTTAGCAAACTTCCATTTATCCTAATGGGAAGATATGTTGAAAAAGTTAAAGACACCCGCCAAATTCAAAAAGATATACAAATTACAGGTATTTTTAGTTTGAGTTTAATTATTATTTTTTTAATTGTTGGGCTTGGTTCATTTAGAGGAGCATTATTTGTCGTTCTTGGGGTCTTCTTATCTCTTGGTTGGACTGTTTTAATTACTTATTACTTAGTTGGACAAATAAATATTTTAACTGGTTTTCTCGTTGCCATTTTAGCTGGCCTTGGTGCCGATTATGGGATTCATTTATTTAAAAGATTTAGAGAAGAACTTGATAATGGGCTTACAATTGAACAGGCCATGTCTGAAACATACCTATCAACAGGAAGAGCACTTTTTTCATCATCAATGAGTACCGCAACAGCATTTCTTTGTCTCATATATAGTGATTTTAGAGGTTTTTCTGAACTCGGCATTATTGCAGGTTTAGGAATTGTTTCAATATTTATCGTTTTTATGCTTACGTTTCCAATTTTTGGACATTTCTTAGGCAGTAAAAAGATATATAAAACTGGAAAGCTTTTTGACCACTATCCATTTAAGTCTTCATATCTAAAGTTTTTAACCCCAATAGTATTTATTATCTTCTATGGAATTATATCAACTGAATTTGAATACGATTTTAATAGGATGAGAGATCTTTCTGCCGAAAATTATAATTTGAGAATCTTTGTAGACAGTCTCTATGGAAAAACAACTTCTCCGGTTGGAATCATGTCAAACAATCAAGAACATGCAGATAAAATAAAAGATTTTTTAAAAAATGAAAAATATAATTCTATCGTAAATAAAGTTGTTTCTCTATCTGATATTTATCCAACTGATATGGAAAGAAGATATAGAAAAATTAAAAAACTTGAAAAACTTCTAGATGGTGCAAGTGATTCAGAAATATCAAATAAAACAGGTCTTGATCCACTAGATGTGAGAAAGTGGTTTAAAAAGAAGCCTTTTTCCCAAGATGATTTACCAGGCCATCTAAAAAATGCTTTTGGCCTTAAAGGAAATATTGTACTTCTCTACCCTATTAAGCAAATTGACAATAAACATGACCTTGATGATCTGGCCACTGTTTTAAGAGAGGTTAAATTAAATTTTCCCGAAGCTATAATAGGAAGTGATACAATTGTTTTTAATGAAATTATCGATCATATCTTCGAAGATGGTAGAGTCATTCTCGTTGTATTTTTGATTTGCTTACTTATTACATTCATAATTGATTTTAGATCTTTAAAAATTGCGCTTGCACTTGAAGTTCAAATTATCTTTGGAGTCTTGCTATTGTTTGGGCTCATGGGGCTGTTTGATATTAGATTTACAATTATCAACGTGGGCATATTTCCCGCGATTTTGGCCATTGGTATAGATATGGGTGTTCACGTCATGCACAGATATCTTGAAAAAAATACGCCTTTAAAAAGTGCAAAACTCTCGGCCGATGCTGTTCATATATCTCAAATTACAACCATGGTTGGGTTTGGATCTCTTTTTATTTCACAAGTTAAAATTTTAAATGGTATTGCATGGTTGGCAACCTTGGGGATGTTTGGGATGTATTTTATATGCATGGTTCTTTATCCCTTATTTTTAGATTATTTTAATAATGTAAAATCTAAAAAAATTGCTTCGACAAATGTCATTTTAAACAAGTAA
- a CDS encoding CBS domain-containing protein, translated as MSFYLLTRGLLTPHEFDYVSDYPQRVEKTRSSGEFRAFPLRKKTDKITAYAIDIMIKKVIVLGPKDSVSKAVSIFKGKGFRHIPIVKSKTLIGLISDRDIFNIDKFRDFERLHIEEFMSKLVVVCDEDTGMTQIAEVFLNEKISSIPVVNKQGQFIGLITLSDILKWLIKSEILTV; from the coding sequence ATGAGTTTTTACTTATTGACTAGAGGATTGCTAACTCCTCATGAATTTGATTATGTTTCAGACTATCCTCAGAGAGTAGAAAAAACCAGATCTTCTGGAGAATTTCGTGCTTTTCCATTGAGAAAAAAAACGGATAAAATAACGGCTTATGCAATTGATATCATGATAAAGAAAGTAATTGTTCTTGGGCCAAAGGACAGTGTTAGTAAAGCGGTTTCTATATTTAAAGGTAAAGGATTTCGGCATATACCAATTGTTAAGTCAAAAACTTTGATAGGTTTGATTTCAGATCGCGATATTTTCAATATTGATAAGTTTAGGGATTTTGAGAGACTTCATATTGAAGAATTTATGAGTAAGCTTGTTGTTGTTTGTGATGAAGATACTGGAATGACTCAGATTGCAGAGGTCTTTCTTAACGAGAAAATTTCTTCTATTCCTGTTGTAAATAAGCAAGGTCAATTCATAGGATTGATTACATTAAGTGATATTTTAAAATGGTTGATAAAATCAGAAATTCTTACCGTTTAA
- a CDS encoding transglycosylase SLT domain-containing protein, whose product MFKKVFLFTLIAFTSNSFALEFIPSKLKKKIRLEHAKQILGLKSYNRNLDHISKNYHTRDEIIKFLKKRVGLKRFRKIKGHTIINSILKNTWAYNFDPMFILAVIENESSYNAKIKGDDGEIGPMQILPKTAKWISDLFGIDYSGKDELYSIEKNIEIGMAYLYFLKSMYEDDGRKYITAYNMGPGNLKKSLEKNIRPKDYSNAVMQRYVSFF is encoded by the coding sequence ATGTTTAAAAAGGTATTTTTATTTACATTAATTGCTTTTACTTCAAATTCTTTTGCTTTGGAATTTATTCCAAGCAAACTGAAGAAGAAAATAAGACTTGAGCATGCTAAACAAATTTTAGGGTTAAAGAGTTATAATAGAAACCTAGACCATATTTCCAAAAATTATCATACTCGCGACGAGATAATAAAGTTTTTAAAAAAACGTGTTGGACTGAAAAGATTTAGAAAAATAAAGGGCCACACTATAATCAATTCAATTTTGAAAAACACTTGGGCATATAATTTTGATCCAATGTTTATACTTGCTGTGATTGAAAATGAATCTTCTTACAACGCAAAGATAAAAGGAGACGATGGTGAAATTGGTCCTATGCAAATTTTACCAAAAACGGCCAAATGGATTAGTGATTTATTTGGTATTGATTATTCTGGTAAAGATGAACTTTATTCAATAGAAAAAAATATAGAAATAGGGATGGCCTATTTATATTTCTTAAAAAGTATGTATGAAGACGATGGTAGAAAGTATATTACTGCCTACAATATGGGCCCTGGAAATCTTAAAAAATCTTTGGAAAAGAACATTAGGCCAAAAGATTATTCGAATGCAGTGATGCAAAGATATGTAAGCTTTTTTTAG
- a CDS encoding phosphate/phosphite/phosphonate ABC transporter substrate-binding protein, translating to MEKLILAISTLLVLVFNLSCVKQEKLGSQNNPIKLYFTPSVDSDTITTNSDVFIKFLEKETGLYFKTGIPTSYIAVVESFGSKRADIAVMNSFGYLLAHSKYGAQAKLRVIRYGHDYYQGQIIVKADSGIEKLSDLNNKKFAFTDSSSTSGYMFPLKILKDEKINLGGQVFAMKHDNVVTMVYQGQVDAGATFYSEPDADGKIRDARARVKTQFPDVEEKIKILKVTEKIPNDPFVFRKELPKEITDKFISAVKKFITTDEGKTIFENIYSVNGLADTTDEDYDGLRNMVKAINVDAESILKNNKGN from the coding sequence ATGGAAAAACTAATTCTAGCTATAAGTACACTACTCGTTTTAGTTTTTAATCTTTCTTGTGTTAAGCAAGAAAAACTTGGATCTCAAAATAATCCTATAAAACTATATTTTACACCCTCAGTAGATAGTGACACAATCACAACTAACTCTGATGTTTTCATCAAATTCTTAGAAAAAGAAACAGGGCTTTATTTTAAAACAGGAATACCAACTTCCTATATAGCAGTTGTCGAATCTTTTGGTTCAAAACGTGCTGATATCGCGGTAATGAATTCATTTGGATATTTGCTGGCCCATTCAAAATATGGAGCGCAAGCAAAGTTAAGAGTTATTCGCTACGGACATGACTATTATCAAGGACAAATTATTGTAAAAGCAGACAGTGGAATTGAAAAGCTATCTGATCTTAACAACAAAAAATTTGCTTTTACAGATTCCTCTTCAACATCTGGATATATGTTTCCACTGAAAATACTTAAAGATGAAAAGATAAATTTAGGTGGACAGGTATTTGCGATGAAACATGATAATGTTGTAACAATGGTATATCAAGGACAAGTGGACGCTGGAGCTACATTCTACTCAGAACCTGATGCTGATGGAAAAATACGAGACGCCAGGGCCAGAGTTAAAACACAGTTTCCAGATGTAGAAGAAAAAATTAAAATACTTAAAGTAACAGAAAAAATTCCAAACGACCCCTTTGTTTTTAGAAAAGAACTTCCCAAGGAAATAACTGACAAATTTATTTCTGCAGTAAAAAAATTCATTACTACAGATGAAGGTAAAACCATTTTTGAAAATATCTATAGTGTAAATGGTTTAGCTGATACAACTGATGAAGATTATGACGGACTAAGAAATATGGTTAAGGCAATAAACGTTGATGCCGAATCAATTCTCAAAAATAATAAGGGCAATTAA
- the phnC gene encoding phosphonate ABC transporter ATP-binding protein, translating into MLEITRLQKIYPNGCHALKGVDVKVKKGEFLVIIGLSGSGKSTFLRCINRLHDPSSGSIKLNGKEITKIKGRELRKTRSKIGMIFQHFNLIPRRTVLTNVLSGTLGRTGIINSILGNYSKKDLERAKRYIDIVGLSGKENVRADNLSGGQQQRVAIARTLMQNPEVLLADEPVASLDPATSHSVMQYLKKVNEELGVTILCNLHFLSLVRQYATRVIALKGGELIYEGCPNDIDENWFQTIYGEDAVEVTID; encoded by the coding sequence ATGTTAGAGATTACTAGACTACAAAAAATCTATCCAAATGGATGCCATGCACTTAAAGGTGTAGACGTCAAAGTGAAAAAAGGAGAATTTCTTGTCATTATAGGTTTAAGTGGCTCCGGAAAATCTACTTTTCTCAGATGCATCAATCGACTTCATGACCCTTCTTCAGGCTCAATTAAGTTAAATGGAAAAGAAATTACAAAAATTAAAGGTCGTGAACTTAGAAAAACAAGATCTAAAATTGGGATGATTTTCCAGCATTTTAACCTTATACCCAGAAGAACTGTACTCACAAATGTATTGTCTGGAACATTAGGACGCACCGGTATTATTAACTCAATTTTAGGCAATTATTCTAAGAAAGATCTTGAAAGAGCAAAGAGATATATTGATATTGTTGGTTTATCTGGTAAAGAAAACGTAAGAGCAGATAATCTCTCTGGAGGACAACAACAAAGAGTTGCAATCGCTAGAACACTTATGCAAAATCCAGAAGTTTTATTAGCAGACGAACCTGTTGCTAGTTTAGATCCTGCTACATCTCATTCCGTGATGCAATACCTAAAGAAAGTAAATGAAGAATTGGGTGTCACTATTTTGTGTAATCTCCACTTTCTTTCCTTAGTTAGGCAATATGCAACCAGAGTAATAGCGTTAAAAGGTGGAGAACTTATCTATGAAGGTTGTCCAAATGACATAGATGAGAATTGGTTTCAAACAATATATGGCGAGGACGCTGTCGAAGTGACAATTGACTAG
- the phnE gene encoding phosphonate ABC transporter, permease protein PhnE gives MLVVTFIAGLNISQVSIYEFLSADGLSGAKKIFKALITPNFGIFEEALFAAIETIYMAFMATALAIPFAFIISFLAARNLMKDSRLTMAIYSLTRFILNVTRSLEPLVWAIIFSVWVGIGPFAGMLALMLHSISSLAKLYSEQIENINEGPIEAMTATGAHPIQIIWFGVVPQIVLPFLSFTIYRWDINVRMATIIGLVGGGGIGTMLMQYQGLAKWNEVGLLAVVIAAIVWAMDWLSSKIRESIK, from the coding sequence ATGCTTGTTGTAACTTTTATTGCAGGTCTAAATATCTCTCAAGTATCAATCTATGAATTTTTATCAGCAGATGGATTAAGTGGCGCTAAAAAAATATTTAAAGCACTCATTACTCCTAATTTTGGAATTTTTGAAGAAGCACTATTTGCTGCAATCGAAACGATCTATATGGCATTTATGGCCACAGCTCTTGCGATTCCATTTGCTTTTATTATTAGTTTTCTAGCAGCTAGAAATCTGATGAAAGACTCACGTCTAACAATGGCCATCTATTCTCTCACAAGGTTTATCTTAAATGTTACCAGATCTTTAGAACCACTTGTTTGGGCCATTATTTTTTCAGTGTGGGTTGGAATTGGACCTTTTGCAGGGATGCTGGCCCTTATGCTTCATTCCATTTCTTCGCTTGCTAAACTTTATTCAGAGCAAATTGAAAATATTAATGAGGGCCCGATTGAAGCGATGACCGCCACAGGAGCACATCCTATTCAAATTATATGGTTTGGAGTTGTACCTCAAATCGTTCTACCTTTCTTGTCTTTTACAATCTATAGATGGGATATAAATGTGAGGATGGCCACAATTATTGGTTTAGTTGGAGGAGGAGGAATTGGTACTATGCTTATGCAATACCAAGGTCTGGCAAAGTGGAATGAAGTGGGACTCCTAGCTGTTGTTATCGCGGCCATTGTTTGGGCGATGGATTGGTTGTCTTCGAAAATAAGAGAATCTATCAAATAA
- a CDS encoding YajQ family cyclic di-GMP-binding protein → MPSFDLVSSMDMGELKNAINMAQKQISGRYDFKGAKCDIILKNDNELEIIGESEYQVKTALSILYNNMGKRGLSLKGIDPQDINPSGLKLHKQQIIVRSGIDKEKGKIINKIIKDSKLKITSQYLDEKIRLTGKKIDDLQSAFKLLKEHKDIDIPLGMENMK, encoded by the coding sequence ATGCCATCATTTGATCTTGTGTCTTCAATGGACATGGGTGAGTTAAAGAATGCAATTAATATGGCCCAAAAGCAAATATCAGGGCGTTATGATTTTAAAGGTGCTAAATGTGACATCATCCTTAAAAATGATAATGAACTAGAAATCATTGGAGAGAGTGAATATCAAGTAAAAACTGCACTTTCTATTCTTTACAATAATATGGGAAAAAGGGGCCTTTCTTTAAAAGGTATCGACCCACAAGATATAAATCCATCCGGTCTAAAGTTACATAAACAACAAATTATAGTTCGTTCTGGAATAGATAAAGAAAAAGGTAAAATCATCAATAAAATCATCAAAGATTCAAAACTAAAGATCACTTCTCAGTATCTAGATGAAAAAATTAGACTTACTGGAAAAAAAATTGATGATTTGCAATCTGCTTTCAAGCTCCTAAAAGAGCATAAAGATATTGATATCCCCTTAGGTATGGAGAATATGAAATAA
- a CDS encoding HIT family protein gives MFTLDERLESEFVLIGQTEVCEVLVKKNSEVPWVVLVPKVENVSEYYELHHGVQFILLDEINFFSKFMKNKFEADKINIAMFGNIVPQLHVHIVARFKTDRFWPGNIIGHELEEEHDKSEKIISGIKEVLASKDSFVVHQT, from the coding sequence ATGTTTACTTTAGATGAACGATTAGAAAGTGAGTTTGTTCTTATTGGGCAAACAGAGGTCTGTGAGGTACTTGTCAAAAAAAATAGTGAGGTCCCATGGGTTGTTTTAGTTCCCAAAGTAGAAAATGTCTCAGAATATTATGAACTTCATCATGGTGTCCAATTTATTTTGCTTGATGAAATAAACTTCTTTTCTAAATTTATGAAGAATAAATTTGAAGCCGATAAAATCAATATCGCAATGTTTGGAAACATCGTCCCACAGCTACATGTTCACATTGTTGCCAGATTTAAAACTGATCGTTTCTGGCCAGGAAATATTATTGGTCATGAACTTGAGGAAGAACACGATAAATCTGAAAAAATTATAAGTGGGATAAAAGAAGTTTTAGCTTCTAAAGATTCATTTGTAGTTCATCAGACCTAG
- a CDS encoding ThiF family adenylyltransferase, producing the protein MSTGAENKEKFNYHRAFERNLGWITPEEAQILRNSRVAIGGMGGVGGTHFLTLVRLGVGKFHIADLDNFELANFNRQAGANITTLGESKVQTLKQMALDINPELEITTFDKGITEDNIDLFLKDVDLYIDSLDLFVQDLREVLFKRLWELKIPAVNVGPMGMSSAMINFIPKKGNMSFADYFGTHKAKTQLEKVTRFVLGVAPSLLHRPHIIDPSRVDLATHLVPSTPMGINIASAICATEAMKILLKRGHVLAAPFSVQIDAYGYKMKKRWMPFGYRNPIMLLKMFFVRRLVKKMTKETDKRRELEKMPKNMNQNGNFVKI; encoded by the coding sequence ATGAGTACTGGAGCAGAAAATAAAGAAAAATTTAACTATCACAGAGCTTTTGAGAGAAACTTGGGTTGGATAACCCCAGAAGAGGCACAAATACTTAGAAATTCTAGAGTCGCTATAGGTGGTATGGGTGGAGTTGGTGGAACTCATTTTTTAACACTTGTTCGACTTGGTGTTGGAAAATTTCATATAGCAGATTTAGACAATTTTGAACTAGCAAATTTTAATCGTCAAGCTGGTGCCAATATTACGACTTTGGGTGAATCTAAAGTTCAAACATTAAAACAAATGGCCCTTGATATAAATCCTGAGCTTGAAATCACTACTTTTGATAAAGGAATAACAGAAGACAATATTGATCTGTTTTTAAAAGACGTTGACCTTTATATTGATAGTCTAGATCTTTTTGTTCAAGACTTAAGAGAAGTTCTCTTTAAAAGACTTTGGGAACTTAAAATTCCGGCCGTAAATGTTGGGCCTATGGGTATGAGCTCTGCCATGATTAATTTCATACCAAAAAAAGGAAACATGAGTTTTGCTGATTACTTTGGTACACATAAGGCCAAAACACAATTAGAGAAAGTTACAAGATTTGTTTTAGGAGTTGCACCTAGTCTTTTACACCGTCCGCATATTATAGACCCATCACGTGTTGATTTAGCAACCCATCTAGTCCCATCAACTCCAATGGGAATCAATATTGCTTCGGCAATTTGTGCAACAGAGGCCATGAAAATTTTACTCAAACGTGGACACGTTTTGGCCGCTCCCTTTTCCGTTCAAATAGATGCTTATGGATATAAAATGAAAAAACGATGGATGCCATTTGGTTACCGAAATCCTATTATGCTTTTAAAAATGTTTTTTGTAAGACGACTCGTGAAGAAAATGACCAAAGAGACAGATAAAAGAAGAGAACTTGAAAAGATGCCAAAAAATATGAATCAAAATGGCAACTTTGTTAAAATCTAA
- a CDS encoding TIGR02147 family protein: protein MIRPNVFAYANYKQYIEDMMSYKKGLSPNYSYRKLSKDCGYTTSDHFRQIIKGKKKMGQGGPEKIIKVFNLKTKEGQFFKDLVDFNQAKNHEQRNKYLKTLLTYEEFRLKNPLMEAQYLYFSKWYYLAIRELAQIISFKDDPEWIASALNPAISPAQAVEALINLQKLEYLERNEFGFLVQGGGKTIDMSGEIFSTGAINYHFEMIDKAKESIERFDREHRNLTTLTIPFNLSRMEKMKELIYEFQKQLIEQFEGDVENDQIYQLNIQCFPLSNKIK from the coding sequence ATGATACGACCGAATGTTTTTGCATATGCCAACTATAAACAATATATTGAGGACATGATGTCCTACAAAAAAGGACTTTCACCCAATTATTCTTATCGAAAATTATCAAAAGATTGCGGCTATACAACTTCTGACCATTTTAGACAGATTATCAAAGGTAAGAAAAAAATGGGCCAAGGAGGTCCTGAAAAAATCATCAAAGTATTCAATCTCAAAACCAAAGAAGGACAATTTTTTAAAGACCTGGTTGATTTCAATCAAGCAAAAAATCATGAACAGAGAAATAAATATTTAAAAACTTTACTAACATACGAAGAATTCAGACTAAAAAATCCTCTCATGGAAGCACAATACCTCTACTTTTCTAAATGGTACTACTTAGCTATTAGAGAACTTGCACAAATTATCTCCTTCAAAGATGATCCAGAATGGATTGCTTCGGCCTTAAATCCTGCAATTTCACCGGCCCAAGCAGTAGAGGCACTGATCAATCTCCAAAAATTAGAATACTTAGAGAGAAATGAATTTGGTTTTCTGGTCCAAGGAGGAGGAAAAACAATTGATATGTCTGGAGAAATTTTCTCAACAGGAGCAATTAACTATCACTTTGAGATGATTGACAAAGCAAAGGAAAGTATTGAAAGATTTGACCGTGAACACAGAAACCTGACAACTCTAACAATACCTTTCAATCTATCGCGAATGGAAAAAATGAAAGAGCTTATTTACGAATTCCAAAAACAACTTATAGAACAATTTGAAGGTGATGTTGAAAATGATCAGATATATCAATTAAATATCCAGTGTTTCCCTCTTTCTAATAAAATTAAATAA
- a CDS encoding DUF1499 domain-containing protein, whose product MKRLIIIFVFLSSCSGTRPKDLGTKEGKLLSCPEKPNCVSSFADPSDSEHYIKPIDASKYWDKAYTAIQSILQNDKVNFKKSEKYFYAEYVSTIFRFVDDVEFYFDEEKKIIHMRSASRIGHSDFGVNRERMEMIRLKFIQNEY is encoded by the coding sequence ATGAAACGTTTAATCATTATTTTTGTGTTTCTTAGTTCTTGTTCAGGAACGCGACCAAAAGATCTCGGAACTAAAGAGGGAAAACTACTCTCTTGTCCAGAAAAACCAAATTGTGTAAGCTCTTTTGCTGATCCCTCTGATTCAGAACACTATATTAAACCAATTGATGCTAGCAAATATTGGGATAAGGCCTACACGGCAATTCAATCAATTCTTCAGAATGATAAAGTCAATTTTAAAAAATCAGAAAAGTATTTTTATGCCGAATATGTCTCAACTATTTTTAGATTTGTAGATGATGTGGAGTTTTATTTTGATGAAGAAAAAAAAATTATTCATATGCGAAGTGCTTCAAGGATAGGACATTCGGACTTTGGAGTTAATAGAGAGAGAATGGAAATGATTCGTTTAAAATTCATTCAAAATGAATATTAG
- a CDS encoding gamma carbonic anhydrase family protein yields MPIYQIQKYKPQIGQGCFIAPTAVVIGRVMMGNNVSTWFQSVIRADVASISIGDNTNIQDLSLLHVSDGIDLKIGKNVTIGHKVTLHSCTIEDNCLIGMGSTILDKAVISSGSVVAAGSVVPPGKVYPPNSLIMGSPAKVQRPLSEEECAIYHNHFESYLIAKNTYLNELKEF; encoded by the coding sequence ATGCCTATTTATCAGATTCAAAAATACAAACCACAAATTGGTCAGGGTTGCTTTATCGCTCCTACAGCTGTTGTAATTGGTAGAGTAATGATGGGCAACAACGTGAGTACATGGTTTCAAAGTGTGATACGAGCAGATGTTGCTTCTATTAGTATTGGAGATAATACAAATATTCAGGATTTATCCCTGTTACATGTATCAGATGGCATTGATTTAAAAATTGGTAAAAATGTTACAATTGGACATAAGGTTACCTTACATAGTTGTACAATTGAAGATAACTGTTTAATTGGAATGGGTTCTACAATTTTAGATAAAGCAGTAATTTCTAGTGGTTCTGTTGTTGCTGCTGGGAGTGTCGTTCCACCTGGAAAAGTTTATCCCCCGAATTCTTTGATCATGGGTTCCCCAGCAAAAGTGCAAAGACCTTTGTCTGAAGAAGAATGTGCTATTTACCACAATCACTTTGAAAGTTATTTAATCGCAAAAAACACATACTTAAACGAGCTCAAAGAATTTTAA
- a CDS encoding c-type cytochrome, whose amino-acid sequence MARLVVFVTICITLAFITSLNYFKNGKVVNDRFSFKNEKDAYESKMKELEELKHPRSEHKTMEEGKEAGVPVVVLDTPELENGSKIYNSKCVTCHGKLAEGKKGQNAPKLAGQYDWYIEKQLSDMKNGIRENKIMNPYLKKLTPQDMKDLGNYLSKLPW is encoded by the coding sequence ATGGCCAGACTCGTGGTATTTGTCACTATATGTATTACGCTTGCATTTATAACATCACTTAACTATTTCAAAAATGGTAAAGTTGTTAATGATAGGTTTTCTTTTAAAAATGAGAAGGATGCCTATGAATCTAAAATGAAAGAGCTGGAAGAGTTGAAGCATCCTAGGTCTGAACATAAAACAATGGAAGAAGGCAAGGAGGCGGGCGTACCTGTAGTCGTGCTTGATACACCAGAGTTAGAAAACGGTTCAAAAATTTATAATTCCAAATGTGTGACATGTCATGGAAAGTTAGCAGAAGGGAAAAAGGGACAGAACGCACCGAAATTGGCCGGACAGTATGATTGGTATATTGAAAAGCAACTTTCTGATATGAAAAATGGGATTCGTGAAAACAAAATTATGAATCCTTATCTTAAAAAACTTACTCCACAAGACATGAAAGATTTGGGTAACTATCTTTCTAAGCTTCCTTGGTAA